Genomic segment of Streptomyces alboniger:
AGAGCGATCAGGCGTCGGCGTTCGGCTTCCCCAACCCGATGCTCGGCCTCGCCGCCTACGCCGTCGTCATCGGCGCCGGGGCGGGCGTGCTGGCGGGGGCCCGCTTCCCGCGCTGGTACTGGCTGACGTTCCACGCGGGCACGCTCTTCGGCGTCGCGTTCTGCACCTGGCTGCAATTCCAGTCCCTCTACCGCATCAATTCGCTCTGCTTGTGGTGCTGCCTGGCCTGGGCCGCCACCATTCTCATGTTCTGGTACGTGACGTCACACAACGTGCGCCGCGGATTTCTGCCCGCCCCCCGCGAAGTGCGCGCATTTCTGGGCGAGTTCGGCTGGACTCTCCCCGCCCTGCACATCGGCGTCATCGGAATGCTCGTACTGACGCGCTGGTGGGACTTCTGGACGAGTTGAACCCGCGAATGCTCGTGGGAATTAGTTCAGTCGGGCGAAGTTTGCGCTGATGTCGCCCCAGGATCGTTGATTCGGTGACGGCCGAGCGGCCGTCACGGCGAAAGGACGAGACCCCGCAATGAAGAAGTCAACCAGAGGCGCCCTCGCGGCGGTCATCGCCTGCGCGGCGGCGGTCGGCGGTGCCGGGTCCGCCACGGCGGCGGACCAGGTCGAGGTACCCGTACCGCTGCAGGGCATCGATTACGCCCTGGGGGTGCAGGCCCCCGAGATCGGCATCGGCCTCCCGGGGCCCCTGCCCAGCGGCGGCCCGCAGGGCCCCGACTACGTCGAGGGCCAGCTGCTGCCCGACCACGTGGTGCCGCGCGTCCCGGTCAACAACAGCCTGCCCTCCCTGCGGGTGTCGGCCCCGCTGTCCGATGTGCTCGGCGACGAGAGCGTCGAGTCCATCGACGCCGAGGTGAGCGCCTCCGACGTCACGGCCACCACGCCGGGCGCCGGCCTCGGTCTTCCCCTGACCGCGCCGCGCGCCGACCTCTGGGGGCTGCCCACCCCCCAGCTGCCGAGCGCGGGGCTCCACTCACCGACGCTGAGCGCACAGCCGACGACCGCCCTCGGTCTCAGCTGACCATGGCGCCCCTGCTGAACCGTGTGGGCCCGGTCCCGAGCCGGGCCCACACCTCACCGTGCCAGGAGCCCCCGCCCGCCGACCCGGCCCCGCGGCTCCTCGACCGCGTGACGCGACGCCATCTCCTCGGCGTCGCGGCCTCGGCGCTGCTCGCCGCCGGGGGCGTCCTCCGCGCCGTACAGACGCCGCACGGGGCGGGCCCGGCCACCCCGCCCGACGATCCGCCGTTCGACGAGACGTACCGGGGCCGCCGCATTCAGGGCGAGCCGGTCGCCCGGCAGGACGGGCACGCGCCGGGGGGCTGGAGCGTCACGGTCGACGGGCAGCCGCTCGGGCTCATGCGCCGCGCGGACGGCGGCTACCTCAGCATGGTCGACCACTTCCAGTCGTACGCCACACCGCTCGCCGCCGCCCGGGCCGCCGTCGACGAACTCGGCCCCTCCCAGGCCCTGAGCGGCCGCGGCCACTGAGAGGCGGTGCCGGGCGCCCCACCGGACCGCAGAACGGACGGACATGGCCCACACGCGCAAGAACCAGAGCAGCCTCAGCCGGTCCGAGCGGCGCAGGTTCGTCGACGCGGTGCTGAAGCTCAAGCGCAGGGGCGAGTACGACGAGTTCGTCCGCACGCACATCGACTACTACGTGTCGGACGGCGACGAAAGGCTCCGGGTCGCCCACATGACCCCGTCGTTCTTCCCCTGGCACCGCCGCTTCCTGCTGGAGTTCGAACGGGCCCTCCAGCGGATCGACTCGGGGGTCACCGTCCCGTACTGGGACTGGACGAAGGACCGGAGCCCCGCCTCGTCGCTGTGGGGCGAGGACCTGATGGGCGGGAACGGACGGGGGCCCGACCGGAGGGTCACGACCGGCCCGTTCGCCCATAGGAGCGGCGGCTGGGTCATCAAGGAGAGCATCACCGAGGGGGAGTTCCTCACCCGCGACCTCGGCCGTCCGCGCGACCCGATCGGCCTGCCCACCCCGCGGGACGTGGCCTGGGCGCTGGCCGACCCGCGCTACGACGTGCCGCCGTGGGACTCCCGTGCGCCCCAGGGCTTCCGCAACAAGCTGGAGGGCTGGACGTCGGCGACCGGCAAGGAGCGGTGGCGCAACCACAACCGGGTCCACCGCTGGGTCGGCGGGCACATGCTGGGCGGCGC
This window contains:
- a CDS encoding vitamin K epoxide reductase family protein; the protein is MSTTGLPARVPRQAVGGPGAAGRTPSDGPHRTEGSRSFGLLLVATGAAGLLAAWVITLDKFKLLQDPHFTPGCSLNPVVACGNIMKSDQASAFGFPNPMLGLAAYAVVIGAGAGVLAGARFPRWYWLTFHAGTLFGVAFCTWLQFQSLYRINSLCLWCCLAWAATILMFWYVTSHNVRRGFLPAPREVRAFLGEFGWTLPALHIGVIGMLVLTRWWDFWTS
- a CDS encoding tyrosinase family protein is translated as MAHTRKNQSSLSRSERRRFVDAVLKLKRRGEYDEFVRTHIDYYVSDGDERLRVAHMTPSFFPWHRRFLLEFERALQRIDSGVTVPYWDWTKDRSPASSLWGEDLMGGNGRGPDRRVTTGPFAHRSGGWVIKESITEGEFLTRDLGRPRDPIGLPTPRDVAWALADPRYDVPPWDSRAPQGFRNKLEGWTSATGKERWRNHNRVHRWVGGHMLGGASVNDPVFWLHHAFVDLLWDRWQRRHPRSAPYLPARPPGPGSSQYRRIVARHEPMPPWDVEPDDLLGHKGLYTYGG
- a CDS encoding tyrosinase family oxidase copper chaperone; this translates as MAPLLNRVGPVPSRAHTSPCQEPPPADPAPRLLDRVTRRHLLGVAASALLAAGGVLRAVQTPHGAGPATPPDDPPFDETYRGRRIQGEPVARQDGHAPGGWSVTVDGQPLGLMRRADGGYLSMVDHFQSYATPLAAARAAVDELGPSQALSGRGH